gtatatgatgtttgatgatgcaatcgagaaagaggagaaaggcATAAACAATTCAGGCGAATtagctgaccctcctaagaattctggaaacagtcaaaatagtggaaagaaacgtgggaataacgggtctaaccgccatgaagaaaagaaggctaagtcgggtccAAACGACAAGTCAACAAAGTATGAACCTTGGTtaactaattacaccactctcttggCCAGTCGGGTGGAAATATATCTCACTACTCATCAGGAGGTTCCCTACcggaagcctccacccatcaggaaagagatgagtaagagagacatgaataagttttgtcatttccatggagataatggtcacgacacgaatgaatgcaatcacctcaaggatgagatagaatttcttctccggtcgggcaagttaaAAAATGTACTGGGCAGagaaaccccaaggagaaggaagaaaCAACAATCTTGGGTTCAAACGACAgtgatctccacccttgcaacccgagcctgtggattttaccttagacactatatgtggaggtccacacttggctgaggacagtaacaaagcaagggagagatatgcccaGACACTTCGACATGAATTGGCTGCAACATCAGATGTCATGACTATTGAGGAGAAACCTCCAAAGAATCCTCAGTATGAGAGTGAACACTTACTTTCATAGAGGATGATGCTAGACACGCCAGGTATCCTTATAATGATTTGCTTTTCATTACAATCCAGATTGCTAACATGAAGGTAAAGAGATGCatagttgatacaggaagctccgtgaacattaTCTACAAGTCAATTTTTGAAAAGATGAAGTTATCTGTCAATGACTtaaagccatgctctcaagttatttacGGGTTCACTGGAGAAGATTTGTCACCGGTTGGAACAATCAAGTTACCGGTCACAACAGGAGACACCCCTAGGCATGAGACAATCATGACATAATGTTTTATAATAGATTGCTCATCGACATACAACGAGGTGATTGGTTGACCACTACTCATGGATCTACATGCAGTGGTGTCTATATGGCATCATTCTATGAAATTCCCGACCAGTGCAGCCATAAGGTGTGTCCAGGGAAACCAGAGAGAAGCTAGGGCATTCTACAATGCTTCAGTGGTTATGGCACGGAGGGGAACCAATGAGAATAACATGATTGTGTGTGGGGAGAAAGAAGAAGTAGTAGACGAGATGGACATCGACCAATATGACATTGTGAATTTTACCGAccaagaaatttttttaaaagttaccGACCAGGAAATGACTCCTGGTGTTATTGAGCAGCAGACCCATCTTGTGacgaagtcaccaaatagggaaTTACCCAAAGCAAGGGAATGGAcattgatcctcgctttagggatttgGACAGTGGAGTAGGACCTGTGGAAGATTTAGAGGAGGTCCCGATAAATGAGAATGAACCGGCCAAAGTGGTCAAAATTGGAAAGAATTTAAAGGTGGAAGTGAGAGCACAGCTGGTAGAATCTTTGCGAAGAAATCAAGACGTCTTTGCctagtctcacaaggatatggtgggtatctcaccaactgtgattagCCATGTGCTCAACATGGATGAAAAATACCCAGCTGTTcaacaaaagagaaggttgcttgacaaggaacGAGCAAGggctctaaaagaagaagtcgagcgcCTGAAGGAAAACAAGTTCATCAGAGAGGCTTACTACCCGACCTGGGATTTTAGCCTGGTGATAGTACCTAAGTCTAATGGGAAATGAAGGACCTGCGTGGACTTAACCgatttgaataaagcatgccccaaggattgttttcctctgcccaggatagaccagttggttgagGCAACTTCTAgtcatgaaactttgtcctttatggatgcttactctgggtataatcaaataagtatgcaccctctcgacgaggagcatactagcttccaGACAGATataggattatactgttataaggttatgccattTGACTTAAGAATGCAGGTgccacctaccagcatttagtgaatgACTTGTTCCGTGACTTGATCGGAAAagatatggaggtatatgtcgatgacatgctagtcaagtcaaaagAAGCTAGTGAGCATGTGCGAGATCTaggggagtgctttgcaatacttagaaagtatcgcatgaagttgaacccccttaaatgctcgtttggagtaagttctgggaAGTTTCTTGGATTTATTGTTAACTCATGCGGGTTAAAGTTCAATCTTGAGAAGATTAATGAACTCAGAGAAATGAAATCCTTGACCAGAACTAAGGATGTACAGAGTTTGACTGGGTGGATTGCTGCTCTAAATAGGTTTATGGCCAAGTCAACGGACAAgagtgtcccattttttaactcaCTAAGAGGAAGCAAGAAATTTGACTGGAAGAAGgaatgcgagcaagcattccaagccataaagaaacatttttcCCAACCTCAAGTTCTCTCCAAACCCGTAGATGGAGAGGACCTCTTCATTTACTTAGTAGTCACGAAGCATGCTGTCAGCGCTGCTCTAATAAGAGGGGAAAATAAAGTTTATCATCTGGTCTACTACGTCAACAAGCGGTTGATAGGAGCAGAATTAAGATACCTGCTAATCAAAAAGCTGGCGTATTGTTTAGTTCTCATATCTCGCAAACTACGACCAtactttcaagcgcatcccaTTAAAGTGCTCACCGACCAACCCTTACGACAAGTTTTACAAAAGCCAGAAACTTCTGGTCAgctacttaaatgggctgttgaattAGGCCAATTCAAAATCAAGTCTCAACCCCGATCGACCATTAAAGGACAAGCTCTGGCGAATTTCATTGCTGAATGCATCAGAATTCCTGATGTTCCCGACCAGACAGAAAATGTAGCTTGGTAGAGAAATTTTTTTCCCACCTGGAAACTTTATGTGGATGGATCCTCGATCATTCAGGAGCAAGGCTTATATTAATCACACCTGAGCAGCATCAAATCTACTACGCATTAAGGTTTGGGTTCAatgcttccaataatgaggcagagtataaAGCCCTCTTAGTAGGATTACGGTTTGCCAGAGATGTTCATGCCCGGTCAGTCGAAGTAATTAGTGTTTCTCAGCTAGTGgtctaccaaattttaggggaatattcAGCCAGGGGTttgcgcatggtggcatacttaaataaagcTAAGGACTTGCTAGCGCAATTTGAAGAGTACACAATCAAGGTAGTGCCACGAGAGCAGAACTCCAATGCAAACGCCGTGGAAAAATTAgccagtgcaaaagatgctgacactctgaatatagtacctgtCGAATACTCGGAAAACCCAAGTATCATTGAGCAGGAAGCCATGCCCATTACAATCGCTAACACTTGGATGGCACCCATCATCACATACCTCGAACACGGAACCTTACCAGATAACCGCAATGACGCAAAAAAGATGATGAGACAAGCTGCGCGGTATGTCATTATAAAGGGAgtgttatatagaagagggtactctatgccgtTACTTAGATGTGTGACCCCTGACTAGTCAAAAAACTTGTTGgctgaggtgcatgagggattttgcagagatcacgttggggggcaagGATTATTCTGACCTACAATGAACGAGGACtccatggaatatgtgaaaatatgtgataaatgtcagagattttctaagatACCCAAAGCACCTCCAAAtattttgaagcaaatgcaaagtccctagccttttgcaatatggggaattgatctgattgggagactacccaaaggaaaaggaggagtacggTTCACGGTAGTttctgtggattatttcactaagtggactgaatcacctcgaagaaagtgtgaTATTTTATAGTGAAAAATATAATATGTTGCTATGGTCTGCTaaaaaagatagtgtctgacaatggtaCTCAATTTGATACAAATTTATTTGCTAATTTTTGTGCTAGACATGACATTACAAAGAGTTTCTCCTCGGTGGCTCACCCGCAGGAGAATGGGAAAGtcgaagcagtaaacaaaatgtTGAAATACACTCTAAAGAAGTGACTCGAACAAGCTAAAGGATCCTGGGCAGAAGAATTACCAGAGGTTCTCTAGTCGTACAAAACCACTGTTCGGATAGCaactggtcatactcctttttccttggcatatggttaTGAAGCTATGATACTGGTCGAGAATGAACCCCCATCCCATCGAAGAAGCACGTACGTCCATGCAAAGAACAACAAATTACTAGTTGAATCTTTagattttattgaagaaaaaagagaaaaagaaagcttGAGAGTTGCAACCCATCAACAaaaggtggcccgctattttaattctagagttaaagatcgaaagttctaggtcagagatttggtcctcataaaggtgttcatcaaagacccatCAACTGGAGTGCTAGGACCGTATTGGTAAGGGCcatatcagattgagcaagtcaTACAACCcaacacttacaaactttctaggCTGAATGGTGAgctgatcagaaactactggaatgaCAAGCAcatgaggaaatattatcaataaataccacTTACAGAGTGGTAGCTTGGATTCAAATGTcttacttgttatttaagtatgtTTACGAGCTAGTTATTTGCTGACAAgtcatttatttttgaacaatttttgtttgtttaagACTCgctattagacatgttttgtccttttataatttacgagtaataaaagagatcacgcatGGCGCGGTCGTATTTTGCTACAAAttatgcatatgtgttgattatttttttcGAATAGTGTTCAACTGACCGATATTCACCTGGTCGGGCAAACTGACAATATTTAATTGGTCGAGTATTCTAGCAGTGTTCAACTTCTCGGATATTTTCTTTATATCCaatgtgtttcatgagtaataATTGATCGAACAGATTTGGTCAACTAGctagtgaccaaggatctttcaaccctcgatcacttggggggcacatagtgTATGCAGGTATATAATTCAACACATGCAATGAGAGCAcgagttaaaatatttgtttttaggccgacttgtaaatttttgaagtaaaaaaaggcgattaagctaacttgtttaacaaagcttaaataacttggaatttttcaagaTTCGAAGCTAAAGGCAGATATTCGTGTAAAAATAAACATTATggtcataaaatgttagagcaataagagtgagaaagtatacttagcagggacttatgaaatttctataatttataagttaaaaaactaagtactcatgcgaaaatataaggaataaataaaagagactttactattcacaaaagacttataatgttttaagaaAATTCAAGCGTAAAAGTCAAATAACTTGGCCATACGAGCGAACTATCAAAGTTGATAAGCAGCAATTGTCTCAACAAAAGTATAAAGAAAACAAGTAAATTATCGACCAAGAACAAAGCTTTTGCTGGTCAGGTAGGAGGCTCCCTGGTCGGATGGGCACGTTTACTGGTCGGGTAAACTGGTCCTCGATTGTTCAACACCATCATCAACATCTGGAACCTCCTTTGGTTAGAATGATAGAGCAGGACAGGCAGGCATAGTGCCAGCAGGAAGGGCTGCCTCCTCGGCAACCTTTGCTTcgcatttggcaagctcttcGGCCCTCGCCTCTTCAGAGAGAAAGTCATGGTTAAGAGGCTTGTTTAACTTCCATATCTGATAGAAGTAGTTGAAGCATATTTGTTCATAACGAGTCGGATCGATTTCTTTGTCTTTTTTCAGCTTCTCTTTCTCTTGAGTTTTCTCCACCAGCTGATCGGTAAATCTCTTGTTGGCATGAATTTTCTTGTTGTTCTCATCAGCTGACTCTTTTAGAGATTAGTCCTGGTCAGCAATTGCTTTCTCTGCCTGCTCAGGATTTTCTTGGAGATCTTCCTCAGATTTAGTCAGAGTTTCAATCTTTgcctgggcttccaccaattgatcattcaataccttgaccagctccttatagtcGACTGCTTGACGTTGAGCATGACTAATagtgatgagtccctggagtaaataaccagaaaaatatttagaataagaaCAATCAATAAGAAAGTGAGTGTTTCTGATAAGATGCTTATACTCATTATTTGAGCAAGGCCTTTGTGAAGGACAACTTCAACGCTTTTTCGGGGTAGAGTCTCAAAGGTCTGAGTTGTCATTGAGTGGTGAAGAGTATGGTCTAGTAACTCTTTACCATACTCACTAGCAATGCGAAGGGGTTAGCTTAAGCCAGTTGATCGAGTGATTTGTAGGCTAGGAGAAGAAGGAATAGACGGAGGAGTCAAGTGTGGGATAGTGACAAACTGATCAGGTGGTCTCCTCTAGTTGGGCAGTGTAGTCCTCACGACCTTGCTTGGAGGATTTAAGTTGCTACCTTCACCAGtcttcctcttttgggcagagggAGTGTTGAACTGCTTGAACATGGCTGGATCTACATAAAAGTGAAGCAAACACCTGGTTTCTGGAAATGATATATAAACATAAGTGAAAAAGAAAATTCTACAGAATTTCATCACAATCCTTCTCAAAATTTAATTGTGGTTACTATTAGTACAACCTGAGTTCAGAATTTCATCGAAAATATCATCCTTATCTTTCGATGATGAGCTGTCTTCTCTGAGGAGCTCAATGGTTTTGCATTTACCAGGCCTGGTAGGGAAGGCGGGCCAGTGAGGATTTTCAAGAAAAGGTTCTCTAATAATAAGACCACCTGGTCAGCGTGGCTGaggagatggttcaggagagaactgGTCATTCATTACTTCAGTATCTGCATTAGACTGATCATTCATATCTGCTTCATCATTAGTGCTGCCCACAACAATGTCTTGGTTGTTCTGTAACAAGCCCGTCAATTGAAGATTCTCCAAGGTGACCAACTGCTCAACATCCTTCTCCTCAATGGGCATGTTAGCGAGATCCCCTGCCCAGGAATGCATTTCCCTGGTTGGGAGAGGTTGATTAAAAGGCCTACATGCGTAAAAGCCAAGTTTTTGGCTTTGATGTCTGGAGTAAGAAAGTATTTCGTATAATACTTTCCAAGATTTGATTTATGGGCAATGCCATGAAGATACTTAGCCCTTTTCTTTTTTCCTATGAatgaggtggaaaaaacctgtattcttgtggcaGGGGTTGGTCCTAAAATTGAACAAATAGTGTACATCATGAGGGGTAGGTGGGTTCCAGCCCTGGAATTGTAGAGAATGTATAGAGCAGACAAGGCCTGTATCCCGTTTGgagcaatctggaagggagaAACATTAAAGTAATCCGCTATTGACTGAAAGAAGGGATGCAAAGGGATAGTAGCTCTTGCATAAATGTGATACCTAGACCAGGCACAATAGGCACCACCAGGATTAATGGCTCCCTGGTATGGGTGCGGACATACCACATTAACTCCTTCAAGTCCCAATGTCTGAATGTGTCTATCGAGCATTTTGGAGTAATCCGCTATTGAAGGCACGCAATCTTCTTCTTTCCTCAGTTTCAATGTAGtagtttgtttagtttttgtggCAAAAGTCTGGGCAACCTTTCTCTTGGGTTTACTAGTTTTTTGAACTTAGCGAGGAGGCCTTGAAGAGGCTTTAGTCTCAgcttcttctaataaattttctCCCACAAAAGGTACTCATTCCACCACCTTTTGCATCCCTCTACGAGCTACTTGGGGATCTTGTTCCTGAGGAAGTCGATTGGACTTTTTCACCCTCATCGGTTGGTGCTGACATTGCTGCTTAAGGAAGTTCTCTtcgtgaaggaagtataaagATGTTCAGGGAAGGATTTTCTTTAGACGATGAAGACGGTCTTCTGGAGTTCGTTTTCTTGGAGTTTTGGAAGAAGAATCGCTGCTCGGAAGGGTATCACTTGAAGTGGGAGATGAATGATTAGAGTctgtttggttgtcacctcccctgtagtcgaagTGATTCATCTACAACAAATgtggggaggtgagtaaaccaaatagaaagtgaatgtaaagtaaaaatatttactgcCCAGTGAAAAATTTCTCTAAGCAATGAAAATATTTTACTACCTAAATAAAGACATTTTTGGGTAATGATAACACTTTTAAGCaattcacaaagaaaaaggaaattgTTTTGGGTGCTATATGTTCGAGGACATTAGGCCTATAGTTTTGTTCTATGTGTTTTTGAACTATGAGGTTGTGTGTTCGGCTAATATACGAACAAACCCGAGTGGTTGGGTGCATAATTCGAGCGGCTAAAAAATGTTGTCGAGGAGCTAAGAACAGTCCGAGAGGCAATGAATGCCCGTGTGACTTCAAGTGGGTTCGGAGGGGCAATGAGTGCCCGAATAGCTGAAAGTTCCCAAGGAGTTGTGGCACTCGGGTGGTTTGTGATCCAATCGGTTGGAGCGCATGGGTCAAGGCACCCGAGTGGTGTGTGACCAAGTGCATGAGCATGTTCTGAGGAGCAACCGTCCGACGAACCAAGACACAGAAAGAGACTTGATCGTCTAACAAGTTTTTGAAGAGCCTAGGAAGCTAGAGTTATTTGAGTAATAATTGGCCAAAAATTACCCAATTGGCTAGCATGTGTCTGAGGAGGTAAAGCACCCAAAAAAGGCTAGGGGGTTCTGAAGAGCCAAATGGGAAAATCAAGGGGTTAGCTTGATAATTCGATTGGCTAAGACAAATCCGAGCAGTCAAAGCCTAAAAAACTTGGGTATAACGTGGAGCACAAACACATTTTCCTATTCATGGGGCAcacaaacaagatcaaaaaggggaattacaAGGGTTCGCAAAAGTTTCATGAAAACTCCAAGAATCCATACACACCCATGGGGCACACAATCTCttattagttatttaatttttgggatttaaccAGTCAGATTTTTATTACGCTTTTGGACGACCTTAATAACTACCagttagagaaaaagtttatcatattagaaaatcatataataaacttggggggcaaatgttatccccaaaatttcagtttaaCGATGTGGCAATCAGAGGTGACATGTGGCAACTCATGGCTACCAAGTGTAGCATTGATGGATAATAAATGTGTTAACAGAGGGGAGTGCAAATGTTAGAAAATGATCTACAGAGTTATCATGTCACTAGTCGGAAGAACATTGGCCGAAAAGATGGTTTTACCTGGTTAAGAAACAGTTTACCTGACAAGGTAAGAATTACCTGGCCAGGAAGTAATTTACTCGACCAGATAAGAATTTTCCTGGTTAGGAAGGAGTTTCACTCGACCAGCAACATCAAGAGGGAGTTTTACCCGACCAACCACATCAGAAGGGAAGTTTAGCCGACCGGGTATGTTGAGTTAGCTGCCCAGTGACTTTTTTACaaatctcagtaacaacttcaacccgaatttCCCGTAACTACCTCGTGAacctctcagatatcccggagtAATAGCTTAATTGAAGtttgttgaaacaaccaaggaccccggcAAAACGGGATATTTTTTGATCCattagcctataaataaagggctcatggcatcatttagagGTTATAGGCTCTGATTTTTTGGAGACTTTgaaactctctaattttgagactttgggactgttactttgggcattcttggggcattttctgagagagcttagagagagaaacattgtactttttgacttatactt
The Humulus lupulus chromosome 6, drHumLupu1.1, whole genome shotgun sequence DNA segment above includes these coding regions:
- the LOC133785589 gene encoding uncharacterized protein LOC133785589 — encoded protein: MVGISPTVISHVLNMDEKYPAVQQKRRLLDKERARALKEEVERLKENKFIREAYYPTWDFSLNAGATYQHLVNDLFRDLIGKDMEFNLEKINELREMKSLTRTKDVQSLTGWIAALNRFMAKSTDKSVPFFNSLRGSKKFDWKKECEQAFQAIKKHFSQPQVLSKPVDGEDLFIYLVVTKHAVSAALIRGENKVYHLVYYVNKRLIGAELRYLLIKKLAYCLVLISRKLRPYFQAHPIKVLTDQPLRQVLQKPETSGQLLKWAVELGQFKIKSQPRSTIKGQALANFIAECIRIPDVPDQTENVAWFGFNASNNEAEYKALLVGLRFARDVHARSVEVISVSQLVVYQILGEYSARGLRMVAYLNKAKDLLAQFEEYTIKVVPREQNSNANAVEKLASAKDADTLNIVPVEYSENPSIIEQEAMPITIANTWMAPIITYLEHGTLPDNRNDAKKMMRQAARHDITKSFSSVAHPQENGKVEAVNKMLKYTLKK